A portion of the Natronococcus sp. AD-5 genome contains these proteins:
- the sdhC gene encoding succinate dehydrogenase, cytochrome b556 subunit, producing the protein MSQSYNRGLIEDFGRWKEFSAGMWAWIFHKFTGWMLIGYLFTHIAVLSTAIGAASGDAALIQQETDVYTTTIQGLESLFIVRVLEVGLLAVAVFHILNGLRLLMVDLGVGLSAQDKSFYASLVLTGAITVASVPTFMYGVGF; encoded by the coding sequence ATGAGTCAGTCTTACAATCGCGGTCTCATCGAGGACTTCGGCCGCTGGAAGGAGTTCTCGGCCGGCATGTGGGCGTGGATCTTCCACAAGTTCACCGGGTGGATGCTGATCGGCTACCTGTTTACTCACATCGCCGTGCTGAGTACGGCTATCGGTGCAGCGAGCGGCGACGCGGCGCTGATCCAGCAGGAAACCGACGTGTACACGACGACGATTCAGGGACTCGAGTCGCTGTTCATCGTGCGCGTGCTCGAAGTCGGGTTGCTGGCCGTCGCCGTCTTTCACATTCTGAACGGCCTCCGACTGCTGATGGTCGACCTCGGTGTCGGCCTTTCCGCACAGGATAAGAGCTTCTACGCCTCGCTGGTGCTGACCGGCGCCATCACCGTCGCGAGCGTCCCGACGTTCATGTACGGGGTGGGCTTCTGA
- a CDS encoding succinate dehydrogenase/fumarate reductase iron-sulfur subunit, protein MSTQQQEPEPQEPESQEAPEDPEMRGAESPQDRRLKEKEQGLAQEETVDESDLEGETVHIKVFRYDPEIEGKQEPRFDDFYVPFEKGMTVLDAVMYARDEFDSSLTFRHSCRQAVCGSDAFFVNGRQRLGCKTQIADLEQPVRVEPLPHQEVVKDLVVDMDHFYDQMHAVEPYFQQADLPEGDLEEQRQSRENREKVKMSTRCIWCAACMSSCNIAAGDNEYLGPAAINKAYRFAMDEREDEEIKEHRLRIVEQEHGVWRCQTQFSCTEVCPKDIPLTEHIQELKREAVKKNLKFW, encoded by the coding sequence ATGAGTACGCAACAGCAAGAACCCGAACCGCAGGAACCCGAATCACAGGAAGCACCGGAAGACCCCGAGATGCGGGGCGCGGAGTCGCCACAGGACCGGCGGCTCAAGGAAAAAGAACAGGGACTGGCCCAAGAGGAGACCGTCGACGAGTCCGACCTCGAGGGAGAGACGGTTCACATCAAGGTGTTCCGTTACGATCCCGAGATCGAAGGCAAGCAGGAGCCGCGCTTCGACGACTTCTACGTCCCCTTCGAGAAGGGAATGACCGTCCTCGACGCGGTCATGTACGCCCGCGACGAGTTCGACTCCTCGCTGACGTTCCGCCACTCCTGCCGGCAGGCGGTCTGCGGCTCCGACGCGTTCTTCGTAAACGGTAGGCAGCGACTCGGCTGTAAGACCCAGATCGCCGACCTCGAGCAGCCGGTTCGGGTCGAACCGCTGCCCCACCAGGAGGTCGTCAAGGACCTGGTCGTCGACATGGACCACTTCTACGACCAGATGCACGCGGTCGAGCCCTACTTCCAGCAGGCGGACCTCCCCGAGGGCGACCTCGAGGAACAGCGCCAGTCGCGGGAGAACCGCGAGAAGGTCAAGATGTCCACGCGCTGTATCTGGTGTGCCGCGTGTATGTCCTCGTGTAACATCGCGGCGGGCGACAACGAGTACCTCGGCCCCGCGGCGATCAACAAGGCCTACCGGTTCGCGATGGACGAGCGCGAGGACGAAGAGATCAAGGAGCATCGACTCCGCATCGTCGAGCAGGAACACGGCGTCTGGCGCTGTCAGACCCAGTTCTCCTGTACCGAGGTGTGTCCGAAGGACATCCCGCTGACCGAGCACATTCAGGAGCTCAAGCGGGAGGCGGTCAAGAAGAACCTGAAGTTCTGGTAA
- a CDS encoding 5'-deoxyadenosine deaminase: MLLSGTVVADADTVVRDGAVVVEDDVIVAVGDRSTCLERYPDHERHACDLLAPGTVGAHVHSVQSLGRGIADDTELLDWLYEYVLPMEASLSADEMRTAAELGYLEMIESGTTTCVDHLSVAHAEEAFEAARDLGIRGRLGKVMMDKDAPSGLLEDADEALAESERLVREYHGAADGRIRYAVTPRFAVSCTEECLRGARELADAYDGVTIHTHASENRGEIETVEEETGRRNIHWLDEVGLTGEDVVLAHCVWTDESEREVLAETGTHVTYCPSSNMKLASGVAPVLDYLDRGINVALGNDGPPCNNTLDPFTEMRQASLLQKVDRLEPQALPARTVFEMATINGARAAGFERVGKLREGWKADVIGLETDVTRATPIHDVLSHLTFAARGDDVRFTVVDGDVLMRDGEVLAADAEAIRARAREFAAELDVGS, encoded by the coding sequence ATGTTGTTGTCGGGGACAGTCGTCGCCGACGCCGACACCGTCGTTCGCGACGGTGCGGTCGTCGTCGAGGACGACGTGATCGTCGCCGTGGGGGATCGATCGACCTGTCTCGAGCGGTATCCGGACCACGAGCGCCACGCCTGCGACCTGCTCGCGCCGGGTACGGTCGGCGCGCACGTCCACTCGGTCCAGAGCCTCGGTCGCGGCATCGCCGACGACACCGAGTTGCTCGACTGGCTCTACGAGTACGTCCTCCCGATGGAGGCGTCGCTGTCGGCCGACGAGATGCGCACCGCCGCCGAACTCGGCTACCTCGAGATGATCGAGAGCGGGACGACGACCTGCGTCGACCACCTCTCGGTGGCCCACGCCGAGGAGGCGTTCGAGGCCGCCCGCGACCTCGGGATCCGCGGCCGCCTCGGGAAGGTGATGATGGACAAGGACGCCCCGTCGGGGCTGCTCGAGGACGCCGACGAGGCGCTCGCCGAGAGCGAGCGGCTCGTTCGCGAGTACCACGGCGCCGCCGACGGTCGCATCCGGTACGCCGTGACGCCCCGGTTCGCCGTGAGTTGCACCGAGGAGTGCCTCCGCGGGGCCAGGGAACTCGCGGACGCGTACGACGGGGTGACGATCCACACCCACGCGAGCGAGAATCGCGGCGAGATAGAAACCGTCGAGGAGGAGACCGGCCGCCGGAACATCCACTGGCTCGACGAGGTCGGCCTGACCGGCGAGGACGTCGTGCTCGCTCACTGCGTCTGGACCGACGAGAGCGAACGCGAGGTCCTGGCCGAGACCGGCACGCACGTCACCTACTGCCCGTCCTCGAACATGAAGCTCGCGAGCGGCGTCGCGCCGGTGCTCGACTACCTGGATCGGGGGATCAACGTCGCGCTGGGCAACGACGGACCGCCGTGTAACAACACGCTCGACCCGTTCACGGAGATGCGCCAGGCGAGCCTGCTCCAGAAAGTAGATCGGCTCGAGCCGCAGGCGCTACCGGCCCGGACGGTGTTCGAGATGGCGACCATCAACGGGGCCAGGGCGGCCGGCTTCGAGCGCGTCGGCAAGCTTCGCGAGGGCTGGAAGGCCGACGTCATCGGACTCGAGACCGACGTCACTCGCGCGACGCCGATCCACGACGTCCTCTCGCACCTGACGTTCGCCGCACGCGGCGACGACGTTCGGTTCACGGTGGTCGACGGAGACGTGCTGATGCGCGACGGAGAGGTGCTCGCCGCGGACGCCGAGGCGATCAGAGCGCGAGCCCGCGAGTTCGCCGCCGAACTGGATGTCGGCTCGTGA
- a CDS encoding succinate dehydrogenase — MAERYSSFAPGGTAWLLQRITAAFLVVTLAFHFFQLHFVSHAAEVTFAGTQERMSTIGYFLTMVLFLIAGTFHGVNGVYNALVNQGLEGAQKKVMLAVLAIAGLALIVQGIWVATAMAGWI, encoded by the coding sequence ATGGCGGAACGCTACTCCTCGTTCGCACCCGGCGGGACCGCGTGGTTGCTCCAGCGAATCACCGCGGCGTTTCTCGTCGTCACTCTCGCGTTCCACTTCTTCCAACTGCACTTCGTCAGCCACGCCGCAGAAGTTACGTTCGCTGGGACGCAAGAACGAATGAGCACTATCGGATACTTCCTGACGATGGTGTTGTTCCTGATCGCCGGGACGTTCCACGGGGTCAACGGCGTCTACAACGCCTTGGTCAACCAGGGTCTCGAGGGCGCGCAGAAGAAGGTCATGCTCGCCGTTCTCGCGATCGCCGGGCTCGCACTCATCGTCCAGGGTATCTGGGTCGCAACCGCCATGGCGGGGTGGATCTAA
- a CDS encoding succinylglutamate desuccinylase/aspartoacylase family protein yields the protein MSGDDATVDSSIESADADARGGAFTYNGGRVDPGESANIRYGISETYLGDPVRIPVTIINGEHPGPTVFLSAAAHGDELNGIEVVREVAHDWDHSDLHGTLVCLPVMNVPGFLAQERYLPIYDRDLNRSFPGREGSTSARRMAHRIFTNFIEPCDLGVDFHTSTRGRTNMLHVRANMDDPTVARLANAFSSHVIIAGEGPSGTLRREATESGVPTVTVEMGEAHRFQRRLIDRALTGVASVLAEFGLHPDSAVHWPGWRTVIAADDEKTWLRADAGGIVDMKRGRGALVREGEVICTITNPFKEEDDIVTVEAPFTGLIVGVLENPVVYPGNPLCHLVGLAPDTRTALETERTRTESQSQLRV from the coding sequence ATGAGCGGCGACGACGCGACGGTCGATTCTTCGATCGAATCGGCCGACGCCGATGCGAGAGGCGGCGCGTTCACGTACAACGGCGGGCGGGTCGATCCCGGCGAGTCGGCGAACATCCGGTACGGAATCAGCGAGACGTATCTCGGCGACCCGGTCAGGATTCCGGTGACGATCATCAACGGCGAACACCCCGGTCCGACGGTCTTCCTCTCGGCGGCGGCCCACGGCGACGAACTCAACGGCATCGAGGTCGTCCGCGAGGTGGCCCACGATTGGGATCACTCCGACCTACACGGCACGCTGGTCTGTCTGCCCGTGATGAACGTCCCCGGCTTCCTCGCACAGGAGCGGTACCTCCCGATCTACGACCGCGACCTCAACCGCTCGTTCCCCGGCCGCGAGGGGTCGACGAGCGCCAGGCGGATGGCCCACCGAATCTTCACCAACTTCATCGAACCCTGCGACCTCGGGGTCGACTTTCACACGTCGACGCGGGGGCGCACGAACATGCTCCACGTCCGGGCGAACATGGACGACCCCACCGTCGCCCGCCTCGCGAACGCGTTCAGTTCCCACGTCATCATCGCGGGCGAGGGTCCCTCCGGGACGCTCCGGCGCGAGGCCACCGAGTCTGGGGTTCCTACGGTGACGGTCGAGATGGGCGAGGCCCACCGCTTCCAGCGTCGGCTGATCGATCGCGCGCTCACCGGCGTCGCGAGCGTGCTCGCGGAGTTCGGCCTCCATCCCGACTCCGCGGTCCACTGGCCCGGCTGGCGAACCGTCATCGCCGCCGACGACGAGAAGACCTGGCTCCGCGCGGACGCCGGCGGCATCGTCGACATGAAGCGCGGCCGCGGCGCGCTCGTCAGGGAAGGGGAGGTGATCTGTACCATCACCAACCCGTTCAAGGAGGAAGACGACATCGTCACCGTCGAAGCGCCGTTCACCGGACTCATCGTCGGCGTCCTCGAGAACCCCGTCGTCTATCCGGGGAACCCGCTGTGTCACCTCGTCGGCCTCGCGCCGGATACGCGCACGGCGCTCGAAACCGAGCGGACGAGAACCGAATCGCAGTCCCAACTTCGGGTGTAG
- a CDS encoding GNAT family N-acetyltransferase — protein sequence MEIREATESDVDAIRSIAHNSLSSTYTDFLDEETIDDAIDQWYGDAFVDDLDDDHALIMVVERDGEVVGFSQSELVGQRYDTGQLLWLHIDPDQRGGGTGVRLLVRTREKLLEESADHVQCFVLEDNEGGNEFYADHGFEQAGQREVEIGDETFTENVYVESEIESGDEWNAIDELEVDDETIYVSYGEAARGSKAPFYGAYETEEQSSRYGWLCGHCDSIDNAMDSMGRIECNACGNRRKATRWDASYL from the coding sequence ATGGAGATCCGCGAAGCTACCGAATCGGACGTCGACGCCATCCGCTCGATCGCTCACAACTCGCTCTCGTCGACCTACACGGACTTTCTCGACGAAGAGACGATCGACGACGCGATCGACCAGTGGTACGGGGACGCGTTCGTCGACGACCTCGACGACGACCACGCGCTGATCATGGTCGTCGAGCGCGACGGCGAGGTCGTCGGGTTCTCCCAGAGCGAACTGGTCGGCCAGCGATACGACACCGGGCAACTGCTGTGGCTCCACATCGATCCCGACCAGCGGGGCGGCGGGACCGGCGTCCGTCTGCTCGTTCGCACCCGGGAGAAACTCTTAGAGGAGAGCGCCGACCACGTCCAGTGTTTCGTCCTCGAGGACAACGAGGGGGGCAACGAGTTCTACGCGGATCACGGCTTCGAGCAGGCCGGCCAGCGCGAGGTCGAGATCGGCGACGAGACGTTCACCGAGAACGTTTACGTCGAGAGCGAGATCGAAAGCGGCGACGAGTGGAACGCGATCGACGAACTCGAGGTCGACGACGAGACGATCTACGTCAGCTACGGCGAGGCCGCCCGCGGCTCGAAGGCGCCGTTCTACGGCGCCTACGAGACCGAGGAACAGTCCTCCCGGTACGGCTGGCTCTGCGGCCACTGCGACTCGATCGACAACGCGATGGACTCCATGGGTCGCATCGAGTGCAACGCCTGCGGAAACCGGCGCAAGGCGACGCGGTGGGACGCGTCGTATCTCTGA
- a CDS encoding RimK family alpha-L-glutamate ligase, which produces MAVADPVTVGVLSLHTSKETKAILNAVEELGHDTEWLRTENTSVSVVDGSVTIEPSVDVIANRMLLSNTEQPCEELGLVNTFAGLVPMLNEPPAVLTAIHKMSTATVLAANEVQIPDVTLALSNEELNDARSRYGEEAVYKTAIGTHGGGTWKVGPDDPVNAKVGNRYAFLQELIDRDDARHRDVRVYVVDGEIIGAMYRYAPDNDWRTNVALGGSVENATDDLPEGAREIAQRAADAIGLDYAGVDLVESDEGWFVLEVNPTAGFKGLYQATQVSPAPHIAKLAIERAGGEVDDERVRDLSAVLDDSPPTAQPPEATVTVEEPAVIGYTEEVVLSGTSGSKSIIAKSDTGATRTSIDTSLAADIGAGPIKAITRVKSGSRKTSRSRPVVDVVVGVGGTQHTVTASVEDRGHMDYQVLLGRDILEHYQVNVSRRADSEAVDKPEEE; this is translated from the coding sequence ATGGCCGTCGCAGATCCCGTCACCGTCGGGGTGTTGAGCCTGCACACGAGCAAGGAAACGAAAGCGATACTCAACGCGGTCGAGGAGCTGGGCCACGACACCGAGTGGCTTCGAACGGAGAACACGTCCGTCAGCGTCGTCGACGGCAGCGTGACCATCGAGCCGTCGGTGGACGTGATCGCGAACCGGATGCTGCTATCGAACACCGAACAACCCTGCGAGGAACTCGGTCTGGTGAACACGTTCGCGGGCCTGGTGCCGATGCTCAACGAGCCGCCGGCGGTGCTGACGGCGATCCACAAGATGTCGACGGCCACGGTGCTCGCGGCCAACGAGGTGCAGATTCCGGACGTCACGCTCGCGCTCAGCAACGAGGAACTCAACGACGCGCGCTCCAGGTACGGCGAGGAGGCCGTCTACAAGACGGCGATCGGCACCCACGGCGGCGGAACGTGGAAGGTCGGGCCGGACGATCCCGTCAACGCGAAGGTGGGGAACCGGTACGCCTTCCTGCAGGAACTCATCGACCGCGACGACGCCCGCCACCGCGACGTCCGCGTCTACGTCGTCGACGGCGAGATCATCGGCGCGATGTACCGCTACGCGCCCGACAACGACTGGCGGACGAACGTCGCGCTCGGCGGATCCGTCGAGAACGCCACCGACGACCTTCCCGAGGGCGCCCGCGAGATCGCCCAGCGCGCAGCCGATGCGATCGGGCTCGACTACGCCGGCGTCGACCTCGTCGAAAGCGACGAGGGCTGGTTCGTGCTCGAGGTCAACCCGACGGCCGGGTTCAAGGGGCTCTATCAGGCGACCCAGGTCAGTCCCGCGCCCCACATCGCCAAACTCGCGATCGAACGCGCCGGCGGCGAGGTCGACGACGAGCGGGTCCGGGACCTGTCCGCCGTCCTCGACGATTCGCCGCCGACGGCGCAGCCGCCCGAGGCGACGGTGACCGTCGAGGAGCCGGCGGTGATCGGCTACACGGAAGAGGTCGTCCTCTCGGGAACCAGCGGCTCGAAATCGATCATCGCGAAGTCCGACACCGGCGCGACCCGAACGAGCATCGACACCTCGCTCGCGGCCGACATCGGCGCCGGTCCGATCAAGGCGATCACGCGCGTCAAATCCGGCAGTCGGAAGACCTCGAGAAGCCGCCCCGTCGTCGACGTCGTCGTCGGGGTCGGGGGAACCCAGCACACCGTCACCGCGAGCGTCGAGGATCGAGGCCACATGGACTATCAGGTTCTGCTCGGCCGAGACATCCTCGAGCACTACCAGGTCAACGTCAGCCGGCGCGCCGACAGCGAGGCGGTGGACAAACCCGAAGAGGAGTGA
- a CDS encoding flippase, whose protein sequence is MNRHAHIIHGFKATLVARAIYMISSALLMLILARYLLDPDGYGALYWAIGILSVVQLVADLGLGKSAARYFSEYREKDPGQLPHLIRSTVAFKIVLLTVVTSVLLVSHEWLAAVLGDPEVAPFLAAGALYIVAFSFSSFSQIAFQGFNHLVYSAIIQAISGLARLVFVVAFVVLGAGALGALFGYAVGYAIAAAVGLTVLYLEFYAEHEPADEYEPGLSRRLAEYSVPLTATRSANVIDKRIDVVLVGVFLTPAAVAFYTLGKQISDFVLAPAESLGFTISPNFGEQKAAGQLEQARQIYETSLTNVLLLYIPATVGLVIVAEPFVTMVFGDDYAGAVPVLQVLALFVILQAITNLTSDSLDYLGRARSRAIAKGGTSVANFGLNLALIPTIGVVGAAIATVATHTVYVAVNLYIVHSELSLRLERLGRSIGRICAITGVMAVAVLLVMPLISNFVMLVGAIGLGALTWSVLAVTTGMIDVQEVRSVIT, encoded by the coding sequence ATGAACAGGCACGCACACATCATCCACGGGTTCAAGGCAACGCTGGTCGCGCGGGCGATCTACATGATCTCGAGCGCGCTGCTCATGCTGATCCTGGCGCGCTACCTCCTCGATCCGGACGGGTACGGCGCGCTCTACTGGGCGATCGGGATCCTCTCGGTCGTCCAGCTGGTCGCGGATCTGGGGCTCGGAAAGTCCGCCGCGCGGTACTTCTCCGAGTACCGGGAGAAAGACCCCGGGCAGCTCCCGCACCTGATCCGATCGACTGTCGCGTTCAAGATCGTCCTCCTCACGGTCGTCACGTCCGTCCTCCTGGTGTCCCACGAGTGGCTCGCCGCCGTCCTCGGCGACCCTGAGGTCGCCCCGTTTCTCGCGGCGGGCGCGCTCTACATCGTGGCCTTCTCGTTCAGCTCCTTCTCGCAGATCGCGTTCCAGGGGTTCAACCACCTCGTCTACAGCGCGATCATCCAGGCGATCAGCGGCCTCGCCAGGCTGGTCTTCGTCGTCGCGTTCGTCGTCCTCGGCGCGGGCGCGCTCGGCGCCCTCTTCGGCTACGCCGTCGGCTACGCGATCGCCGCCGCCGTCGGGCTGACGGTGCTCTACCTCGAGTTCTACGCCGAGCACGAGCCCGCGGACGAGTACGAGCCCGGCCTCTCGCGTCGCCTCGCCGAGTACAGCGTTCCCCTGACGGCCACCCGGAGCGCGAACGTGATCGACAAGCGGATCGACGTCGTGCTGGTCGGCGTCTTTCTCACCCCCGCGGCGGTCGCGTTCTACACGCTCGGCAAGCAGATCTCCGACTTCGTGCTCGCGCCCGCCGAGTCGCTCGGCTTTACGATCTCGCCGAACTTCGGCGAGCAAAAGGCCGCCGGTCAGCTCGAGCAGGCGCGTCAGATCTACGAGACGTCGCTGACGAACGTCCTCCTGCTGTACATCCCCGCGACGGTCGGACTCGTGATCGTCGCGGAACCGTTCGTGACGATGGTCTTCGGGGACGACTACGCGGGTGCGGTCCCCGTCCTGCAGGTCCTCGCGTTGTTCGTCATCCTGCAGGCGATCACGAACCTGACGAGCGACAGCTTGGACTACCTCGGCCGCGCGAGATCGCGCGCGATCGCGAAAGGAGGGACCTCGGTGGCGAACTTCGGGCTGAACCTCGCGCTGATTCCGACGATCGGCGTCGTCGGAGCCGCTATCGCGACGGTCGCCACGCACACCGTCTACGTGGCGGTCAACCTGTACATCGTCCACAGCGAACTCTCCTTGCGACTCGAGCGCCTCGGGCGGTCGATCGGCCGGATCTGCGCGATTACCGGCGTGATGGCCGTCGCCGTGTTGCTCGTGATGCCGTTGATCTCGAACTTCGTGATGCTCGTCGGCGCTATCGGACTCGGCGCGCTCACGTGGTCGGTCCTCGCCGTCACGACCGGGATGATCGACGTCCAGGAGGTCCGGTCGGTAATCACGTGA
- a CDS encoding FAD-binding protein produces the protein MYEHDVIVVGAGGAGLRAAVAAHEAGADTALVSKLHPVRSHTGAAEGGINAALQEGDDWELHAYDTMKGSDYLADAPAVETLARDAPDDTITLEHWGMPFSREEDGRVSQRPFGGLSYPRTTYAGAETGHHLLHTMYEQVVKRGIQVYDEWYVMNLVTDDAPDPNDRECHGVVAYDVQSGKVEGFRANRGVILATGGPGQAFDHTTNAVSCTGDGHAMAYRAGAPLEDMEFIQFHPTSLPSTGVLISEGVRGEGGILYNNEGERFMFEYGYANNSGELASRDVVARAELTEVGEGRGVEDEYVHLDMRHLGEDRILDRLENILHLAEDFEGVDGLVEPMPVKPGQHYAMGGIDVDENGQTCIDGLYAAGECACVSVHGGNRLGGNALPELIVFGKRAGRHAAGEDLGEAEIETGYGDDVEDETDTELPVAPGEAGLDTSGGVAADGGVAAEAEGLLERAVERERARVDRLMDKDDGIQHAQIRSKLQNAMTDYVNVFRTEEGIKKALKIIRECREEYQNVYVDDPSRTFNTDLQMTYETRNLIDVAETIALGALVRNEFRGAHWRQENQERDDENWLKHTLISWDDGEPTIFYRPVILEGEEKTYEPKERSY, from the coding sequence ATGTACGAACACGACGTCATCGTGGTCGGCGCCGGCGGCGCCGGCCTTCGCGCCGCGGTCGCAGCGCACGAGGCGGGAGCCGACACGGCCCTGGTCTCGAAACTCCATCCGGTCCGCAGCCACACCGGCGCGGCCGAGGGCGGGATCAACGCCGCCCTCCAGGAGGGCGACGACTGGGAACTCCACGCTTACGACACGATGAAGGGGTCGGACTACCTGGCCGACGCCCCCGCCGTCGAAACCCTCGCCCGCGACGCCCCCGACGACACGATCACGCTCGAGCACTGGGGCATGCCGTTCTCCCGCGAGGAGGACGGCCGCGTCTCCCAGCGACCGTTCGGCGGGCTCTCGTACCCGCGGACGACCTACGCCGGCGCCGAAACCGGCCACCACCTGCTGCACACGATGTACGAGCAGGTCGTCAAGCGCGGGATTCAGGTCTACGACGAGTGGTACGTGATGAACCTCGTGACCGACGACGCGCCCGACCCGAACGACCGGGAGTGTCACGGCGTCGTCGCCTACGACGTCCAGTCCGGAAAGGTCGAAGGATTCCGGGCGAACCGGGGCGTCATCCTCGCGACCGGCGGCCCCGGGCAGGCGTTCGACCACACCACCAACGCCGTCTCCTGTACCGGCGACGGCCACGCGATGGCCTACCGCGCCGGCGCGCCGCTCGAGGACATGGAGTTCATCCAGTTCCACCCGACGTCCCTGCCGTCCACGGGCGTCCTCATCTCCGAAGGGGTCCGCGGCGAGGGCGGGATCCTCTACAACAACGAGGGCGAGCGATTCATGTTCGAGTACGGCTACGCGAACAACTCGGGCGAACTCGCCTCGCGAGACGTCGTCGCCCGCGCCGAACTCACCGAGGTCGGCGAGGGTCGCGGCGTCGAGGACGAGTACGTCCACCTCGACATGCGTCACCTCGGCGAGGATCGCATCTTAGACCGCCTCGAGAACATCCTCCACCTCGCGGAGGACTTCGAGGGCGTCGACGGGCTCGTCGAGCCGATGCCGGTCAAGCCCGGCCAGCACTACGCGATGGGCGGCATCGACGTCGACGAGAACGGCCAGACCTGCATCGACGGCCTCTACGCGGCCGGCGAATGTGCCTGCGTCTCCGTCCACGGCGGAAACCGCCTCGGCGGCAACGCGCTGCCCGAACTCATCGTCTTCGGCAAGCGCGCCGGCCGCCACGCCGCCGGGGAGGACCTCGGCGAGGCCGAGATCGAGACGGGGTACGGTGACGACGTCGAAGACGAGACCGACACGGAGCTCCCCGTCGCACCCGGCGAGGCCGGTCTCGACACCTCGGGCGGCGTCGCAGCCGACGGAGGGGTCGCGGCGGAAGCCGAGGGGCTGCTCGAGCGCGCCGTCGAGCGGGAACGGGCGCGCGTCGACCGCCTGATGGACAAAGACGACGGCATCCAGCACGCCCAGATCCGCTCGAAGCTCCAGAACGCGATGACCGACTACGTGAACGTCTTCCGCACCGAAGAGGGAATCAAGAAGGCGCTCAAGATCATCCGCGAGTGCCGCGAGGAGTACCAGAACGTCTACGTCGACGACCCCTCGCGCACGTTCAACACCGACCTCCAGATGACCTACGAGACGCGGAACCTGATCGACGTCGCCGAGACGATCGCGCTCGGCGCGCTCGTGCGCAACGAGTTCCGCGGCGCCCACTGGCGCCAGGAGAACCAGGAGCGCGACGACGAGAACTGGCTCAAGCACACGCTCATCTCCTGGGACGACGGCGAGCCCACCATCTTCTACCGCCCCGTCATCCTCGAGGGCGAGGAGAAGACCTACGAGCCGAAAGAGCGCAGTTACTGA